GCCTTCGGGGTCCGGGGTGCGGACGCCCCAGGTGACGCCGTTGTTCCCGCGCGGGGTCACAAAGGATCCGGCGACCATGCACACCAGCACGCCTGCGGCGATGGCCGCGTCCAGGGCCCAGGGGTGGGCCTTGAGGCTGCAGCGGGCGCGGTCGAGAGTGCTCACGACTATGAACAGTACGGGTGCTGTGTCGGTGCCCTGTACCGGTGTGGGTTCGCTTGCCGGCGCCTGCAGGGTGCCGCCGCGCCATGAAGCCGACGGCACCGCGGTTCCCCAAGCGGCGCGGGGAACTGCGCGACAAGCCACGACGACCCGCAGCCGCCGGAGCACAACGCCCCCGAGCCGTCAGACGTCCAGTCGCCGAACCTCTCCCAGAGACCGGCTCAGCCCGGGATCAAGCCGTCGTCGCTCAGCATCTCCCGGACCTGGGCCAGTGACGCGTCCGGTGCCGGAAGGATCAGCTCCGAGGGCTCCAGGGCGTCGGCCGGCAGCGGCGTGCCGAGGCGGCGGACGGAGTCGAGGAGGGCGCCGAGCGTGCGGCGGAAGCCCGCCTCGTCGCCGCCCTCCACCTCCTCCAGCAGCTCGTCGTCGAGCTTGTTCAGCTCGGCGAAGTGGGAGTCGGCCAGGTTCCACTGGCCCTCCCCCATGATCCGTACGATCACGTCGGCCTCCTCGGCTCGGGCCCCGGTGCCGGACTACTGCACTACTGCTTGTCGAAGCGCGGGGTGTCCTGCGGCTGCTGCTGGGTCTGCCCCTGGCCGGTGCCGCCCTCGATGGCCTGCTGCGGGGAGCCTCCGGCCAGCTCGGCCTTCATGCGCTGCAGTTCCAGCTCTACATCCGTACCACCGGAGATGCGGTCCAGCTCGGCCGTCAGGTCGTCCTTGGCCATACCGGTCGGGTCGTCCAGGGCGCCGGAGGCGAGCAGCTCGTCGATGGCGCCGGCCCGGGCCTGGAGCTGGGCGGTCTTGTCCTCGGCGCGCTGGATGGCGAGGCCGACGTCGCCCATCTCCTCGGAGATGCCGGAGAAGGCCTCGCCGATCCGGGTCTGGGCCTGGGCGGCGGTGTAGGTGGCCTTGATGGTCTCCTTCTTCGTACGGAACGCGTCCACCTTGGCCTGGAGGCGCTGGGCCGCCAGGGTGAGCTTCTCCTCCTCGCCCTGGAGGGTGGCGTGCTGCGTCTCGAGGTCGGTGACCTGCTGCTGGAGGGCGGCGCGCCGGGACAGCGCCTCGCGGGCCAGGTCCTCGCGGCCGAGCGCGAGCGCCTTGCGGCCCTGGTCCTCCAGCTTGGTGGACTGCTGCTGCAACTGGTTGAGCTGGAGTTCCAGGCGCTTGCGGCTGGTCGCCACGTCGGCGACACCGCGGCGCACCTTCTGCAGCAGCTCCAGCTGCTTCTGATACGAGTAATCGAGGGTCTCGCGCGGGTCCTCGGCCCGGTCAAGGGCTTTGTTCGCCTTCGCGCGGAAGATCATCCCCATACGCTTCATGACACCGCTCATGGGCTTCGCGCGCCCCCTTCTGACGGACTCCAGCTCACAGATCCTGCGACAGGTCCCACAGTACGGGCCCTGACTCCATTACCGCACTGTTCGGGGATGGATACGCTCATCCCCAAGGACGACTGCGGACGCTATCGCTCCGGCGTGAGGAGTAGGTGGTCCTCGGGGTGGGCCTTTTCGAGGCTCCTCGGTGACCGCCGGGTGAAGCGCCTGCAACGTCCCCTCTGTCCCCCTACAGACGTCCGGTGTTGCCGGATCGTTCCCCGCCGGGCTGGGGTCCATGCCGGTGCAGCCCGTACCCTTGGGTTTTGTGTTCCGTAGCCGTGCCAAGGACGAGAAGGCTCCCGCCGACAAGACGCGGGTAGCCCTCTCCAAGCAGCCCCGTGACCCGCAGGCCCCGAAGGGCAGGCCCACGCCCAAGCGCAGTGAGGCCCAGACCCAGCGGCGCAGCGTGGCCAACACGCCCACCAACCGCAAGGAGGCCGCCAAGCGTCAGCGCGAGGAGCGGCGCGAGGCCCTGAATCGGCAGCGCCAGGCGCTGGCCACCGGTGACGAGCGCTATCTGCCCGCCCGGGACAAGGGCCCGGTCCGCAAGTTCGCCCGCGACTGGGTGGACTCGCGGTTCAACGTGGCGGAGTTCTTCCT
The genomic region above belongs to Streptomyces sp. CG1 and contains:
- a CDS encoding DUF3043 domain-containing protein; translation: MPVQPVPLGFVFRSRAKDEKAPADKTRVALSKQPRDPQAPKGRPTPKRSEAQTQRRSVANTPTNRKEAAKRQREERREALNRQRQALATGDERYLPARDKGPVRKFARDWVDSRFNVAEFFLPLAVVILVLSVVRVPAIQSIALLLWLVVIVLIVADAAFSGFRLKKRLKEKFPDQNTRGAVPYALMRSLQMRRLRLPKPQVKRGERP
- a CDS encoding PspA/IM30 family protein, which encodes MSGVMKRMGMIFRAKANKALDRAEDPRETLDYSYQKQLELLQKVRRGVADVATSRKRLELQLNQLQQQSTKLEDQGRKALALGREDLAREALSRRAALQQQVTDLETQHATLQGEEEKLTLAAQRLQAKVDAFRTKKETIKATYTAAQAQTRIGEAFSGISEEMGDVGLAIQRAEDKTAQLQARAGAIDELLASGALDDPTGMAKDDLTAELDRISGGTDVELELQRMKAELAGGSPQQAIEGGTGQGQTQQQPQDTPRFDKQ